ATCGTCTAGATTGTCAATTTCCCTTGGAAGAACTTAACAAAGAAAATAGTTTAGACAAAATTAAACGGTGTTCCTCATTGCAACCATGTGATTAAAAAAGTGAGAAGGGTGGTAAACGTTCTCCGTTCATTATGTAGTGTGAGATCCCTCCTCTCAAAAGATTTTGTACAATGCTGTTGTACGAAGTCATTTTGATTATGGCACCTTCCTGTGTTCTGTTTTGTAAGCTAAGTCCCATctgaataaaattgattttttttcgttaTCGCAGCTGCGCACAGGCAATCCTTTCCAATTCATTCAGCTCTAAagaaacataatacaatttgaaGAGCGAGAATAAGAGAAGCTTTGTTTAGATGTAGTAAAAAAGATAGCATCATCAAATTCAGGTGACGTATTTCTAAATCCAGCCCCGTATCTTTTTTACATGAGTCAATAATAggtttgtagaaaattaaaataccttGAACCTACACAgaataaaatatgtcaaatataattttttcgaAAATTTTCGCGTTAGGCGTTGAAAAAAAGGACAACATATTTCTTTGTCTGTAATTTTAGTGTGTTATCTATGCTTTCAGCTCCAGTTCTTCTTCCTAAATAGTGACAACCCAGTCTGTTAAAGAAAGCAAAACCATAGATTAAATTCCTAGGTAAAAGGCAAACTATCAAATCTgaaatttcaaaatggcgaTTGTCCTCTTGAAATTATAAGTTGAAACTTGAAAGTTCTCAACTTGTCACttgtataaaattcaatttttatcataaatgaTTCCTTAGAGTTAGTAGTTAGGtagtaatttataagtttCTGTAACTTATAATTCAACGTAATCTAGTATTAAAATACCCaaggaaatataattaactggATTATTCGTCAGCAggtaaaaagtataaaatataaaaggtagAAGAGAGATATGTCTCTATCGGAGTGGCAAAATCTCCAAGAGACACGGCCACCAAACTGTTTAAACTATGTATTTTTAGTTCATTTAAAGTCGATGTTCGCAGGCAATGTCGTGGAGACGAGATGAGCGCCCCAGTCGCTGGGGCGAAGCCAAACCCCGATCGCCGGTTTGGGAGATGCGGAGAAGCGCAAGCCCCGATTGCAGTCGTCAAGCATCACCACGTGATCGACAAAAGGAGCGAAGGGATCGTCACGACCGATATGACCGTGAAAGACGAGACCGGGATCGCGATGGTGACCGTTATCGCCGCGAAAATCGTGAACGCTTTGATAAACGCGATCGTCGTCGATCTCCGCGACGTTTTGATGATAAGGATATCCCCACAGCTCCATCTCCCCCGCATATTAGTCGCGATAAGTCTAGGGAAAGAGATAGAAGTAGGTCCCAGTCCAGAAGTCGATCTCGTAGTTATGAGCGACAGGATATTGATTATGATACTCAAGATACTCAGTCGGCTTCACCTGGTGATTGGATATGTAAATGTGgttcttataattttaaacgcaGGCAGGTTTGTTATAGACGTAACTGTCAAGGCAAACGTTCTGAAGGTAATGTCGTGGGTGGTGAAGACAGAAATGGCTCAGAACCAGCAGCCGGTATTACCAAAAGATTGTTATTTAGACGTTTAGATGCTTTAACCACAGAGGAAAAAATTCTTGATTCAATAAAGGAAAGATGTTCTAAGTCTGTGTTAGATTCTATTGCTGGTATCACTATTGGTCGAGAGACACTCACAGGAGCCTCAAAGTGTTTAGCATATATCAACTTTAATTCTATTGCTGATTCAACAGCTGCTCATTCTGAATTAATTAGCCTCAACCCCTCATTGAACATTGATAATAGAGAAGTATTAGTATCATTTTATAATGAGCCTCAGAAAGTGCCTAAAACCACTTCAAGTACTGAGTATTCCTCATACAATTATTTGCAGAATAGATCAAACTTTGTTTCGAATCAAACACTTTCTGAAGCAGATAGGGTGAATGCGGCTGCTGCTGTTGCTCAGTCGGCTATCTCGGCTGCTCAAGCTCGCCAAGTCTCTTGGACTCCGGTTTCTGTCCCTGCATTTGTTAGTTCCACAGCTCAATCTGCCTCAGTGACCAATATTCCTACTGGTGATGgcaaaatacaatacacaGCCCCTGATGTACGAACATTCCTCTATGATGAAACCTCTGGTTATTATTATGATCCTGCCACAGGTCTTTACTATGATGGTAACACACAGTACTTCTACAACAGTCAGACAACTCAATATATGTATTGGGATACCTCTAGATCCACCTATATTGCTGCCACACAAAGCCAACAAAATACAAACCAACCCAAGCTGCAAAATCCCCCTCAAGCTACATCAGAGAATACAATTCCAAAAGAACcagaagaaaaaaagaaaaaagataaaGAGGACAAAGTTAAGGTTGCAAAGAAGATAGCAAAGGATATGGAGAGGTGGGCTCGTACCTTAAATCAAAAGAAAGAGAATGCTCggagtaatattattatggaaCAACCCCTGGATCATTCAACCAGCAAGGGTTCTGCAGATATTGGTTTCTCTGTTCTAGGAGCTGGTCCATCCTTACAACATCATTCCCACTTGAGAGAAATCTCTCCTCCGCCTGTGGAAGAcgaatttttaatgaaaagaaCTGAATGTAGTCAGTTTGAGTCAGATGAAGGAATCATAGATTGGGTTAAACTCACTTGCCTTCTCTGCAAGCGACGCTTCCCTTCAGCTGAAGTATTGACTAAACACAAAACACTATCAGACTTACATAAACAGAATTTTCTGGAACATCAAAAGAAAAACAGCTCGTTACCTCAAACAAATGGTTACAGAGATAGGGCAGCTGAGCGTAGGATGAAGTTTGGTGAAGATGAGCCACCAATTCGTAAAAGATATGAATCAGACATACAAACACCTATATTTGCACACACACCTCAACCGGTTGTAGACACCATTGGTGGCAAAATGTTACAGAAAATGGGCTGGTCAGAAGGCAGAGGTTTGGGTAAGGAAGAACAAGGTCGCATAGCTCCAATAGAAGCCGAACAGAGACCAAGCTTAGCTGGACTGGGACAAAAACGAGGAATCTATACTCCCACACCTGGGCTCACATATAGAGACACTGTCAAGAAGCTGATGATTGCTCGATACAAAGAAGTGATTCAGGAAGAAGGAGACTAGAAGGTAAGAGATGTTTTACCACTTTATGCTCAGTTTTGTTTGTTACAGGTTGAATGCAGGTCTgtcatttacattttataacataGAGAAACTATATGCAGTTACATGTAGTGATTAATGTTGCTCAGAGGAACCATTTTTGCTCTATTTAATgcacatacaatatttttaatggagtgtgtttaaatgaaaataattattatctttaaaaaagtgTCAAGttaacttattataattataattgaatgaCTTTGAATGGCTGTGGATTCTTACCAAGGgaatctaaaaataatggGCTGTCGAAAACGCGTTTTGTAATCCTTGTCTAATTGTTTGATTCTGTACTTAAAATAGATATGGCGCTTCAAGATGTGCAGCCCTAGATGTGCCCAATACATCTTTGGTAAGTGCTTATATTTCCTTCAGTTAATCAGTTTTTCCTGACAGGTGTAGCAGGTATGTTAAAAATTGCAAAGCGATGAAAAGCTAAATTTTCCCTACAATGTTTCAACCATTTAGGTAAAATTGACTGAAGAATGTGGACATTACCTGGATAATAAACAACTGTGATAGAACTGTGATATTTGTGAAGAAATGGTGAATGTGCGAGTTGGTTGAGTTTAACTGATGGTTGTGactatttatattacagaACCCGTCGGAGCTACGCGCCGTGCCAATACAGAATGATTGCATTATGTACATAGCCTTGCAATAAGCTTGTTATTTGAGTGGCCACCACCtctaatatatacaaatacattgaTCATGAGCACTACTGTGCCCAAGCTCTGTGGTCctcaataacttaaataattctaatactAAAAGAATCTGCTTCTGAGAGTGGAGacctcttttttattttagataatagGTCACTCAATATTTTGGTATAgggatataaatatatatataggctgtatacatattatataagataagCCCATTTAGTACaagttaaaaagtatattttcatCACCAtgtcaatacaaaaaattgttatgaaCAAAATGGGCTatactatttgttttatatactttagaTCTTATGAGTTATGTccatataatataagttttatatgcATTGTTAGCACGAACGCTAATTGTTCTACGAACAAAGTGTAGTTGAAAAgataagattttatatttacagaatCTTCAATTTACTGATATTACGCACTgtttgcatttaatatttttttattatttcctgacaaataaagtaatttcgATAATTCTTAAAACGGTTTACTACGCCAAACACTGTTGAAcaacataaattattgattcgGTAAAATAGAGTTTCTATTTATCGAATACTagtataaaagtattattaccaaatgtaattaaacttgtaataatacttataatttacaatttattctccattaatatatatctaaactaagttattttttgaaaatactagacgaaatatttaaaaaataattggatAACGtgtatatactaaataatacatatttaatttaaattttctgtacgtcgtaacaataataaaattatttttatgtacatgattgtttcattcatttgtagataaataatatagttaactCGTTCTATATGACCGAATAATGCTATAGGAATCGTCAGAAGGAGGACGGAGGTATTGAGTACATGTAATAGCAGGTTTTGGCCTGACCTTGGCGGTCAGAATAAAAGTACAAcgataaatagataataaacaagttttattaaaaatcagatcaacctttttaaaaatattatgtaacggtatttaaataatatttattttagcttcCTCTGTAAGTGGAATAACCGTAAGGGCTTAACAGTAACGGAATGTGATAGTGCTGGTCCTCTTCAGTTTTGAATACaatctgtaaatattataataaatttaaaaagaaccTGCCCAATTTACATCGATGCACCATGTTCCAAAAGGAAGATACCACAATATTCTTATtaccttaaataatattacacaaCTTAAAATATGCATTTTGACAAGTcaccaattaaataaaaatttagttgatatattctttaaatatttttttatagtttaccCTAGGTTAAAAACTTCTTGAGATTGAAACGTTTTCTATTCTTACCTCCACATAGGGATATAATGTTTCTTTCTCCAGCTGCTTATAATAATCTTCGATATTAAACTTTAGCTTATAAGTTCCTGCTGCCATTGACTCTTTCGTGAACGGGAAAAGTACTCTTCCATCACTCGACGTCGCTGTATTGTGCCACAATGCCCACGAATTATCCTTTTTCTTATACAATTCAACAAAAACTCCAAACGCTGGTCTTCCCGTTGACGTGTCCAGCACGTGGGTTGATAAAACAGCACGAGACATATCGAAATTAAAACGTACGTTCAAAGGCTACAGTATCTACTGAATATTGTGGCAAAAATTCCTTTGATTCGAATATTTATCATTCGTAAACAATGTGGGGGAGAGGTTACACtgctaattaaataatgagcGTGTTTGCTCTGATGActtattgtgattttataaGATTTCTGTACCTATTTGGATCGTGTGTAAGGActgaacaaatataaaaaaaacataattgaaTGATTgtataattcttaatattagtacattatattactaattgcataatgttatatagtttaatagttaaaaattaatagatgTAGACCGTGCTTTATAGCGTTGATAACGTTATCTTAGTGACAATATTCGTGATTATTTTGATTTCACCGAGCGTGGTTTGTGGTCGCGACATGCGagttaaaatacttaatattttataaataaatcgttGATTTGAAGGAACCCCAAAGGATCTGCACATTCGTCTAATCCGCACAATCTCGACAAACTATCTCAGTACGACCTAGTGCCTACTACCGACAAGACACCTAAcatgaatataaatgaataaacataatgtattaaatcataattatgtACACTATGATGTATATATACAGTCTACATATATACGTTCTTCTCGTGCTTAACACCGagcacaaaatattatttttactaagtactaatgttttattatgaagGATAGATTTCATAATTTGCACTCTTTCGTAGCAAGTCTATTAAAAACTCTATTTgtattaggtatatttttttattattattcaatgtcatcgtcatttaaattaatattctttcTAACGAATTTGTTCTTCCTAATATACACATCTGGGCGCATAACGTCTTTTTTTTCTTGCTCATCGACGGTGACAGTCTGGCTGGACTTAATGATCTTATCCTTAAGTCGGTCTATGTATCCAAACATATGAGCGCTAGGTTCCTCGTGTTTCATGTAATCTATTCTCCAAAAGGGTTCATCCTGTTCCATTTTATAAGTGTCACGTTTCCTCGCCTGGACCACATCCGGTATGTGTTCTACTGACATAGACAGCTTTTCTTCCGACTCGTGGAAGTTGACATTCTtgtctttatattttactttgtgtGGGTAAAATTTACGCAGCTTTTTTCTGTTTAACACATGGCGTTCTTTATTCCTATgcttgtttttttgttttttgattttttgttCGTGAATATCGCCGCTGCTCATTGGGAAGAGAGTTAAGTATCGAGGTGATTGAGTTGTCTTGTCCATTCGTAGCTTCTTGTAGTTAATTTGTTGTATTGACTTTTCTATCAATTTCCGTAGTGTTTCATCTCGAGTTATCATCTCGCAAGGTATGGTTCGAAAGTTGTGGCAAAGCAAATTTTGCATTCTTTGCATCAAGGGCTCGGATTTATCCTGATAGGTGGCGGATGTGTCGATGTCTTTATGAAAGTTGGAGACCATTTTGGTCATGAGTGCATTGTTTCTTAATATCTTTGCGTTGGCTGCCACTAATGTCGAAATCAGTATGTAAATGCACGCCTGCATCATCTAGAAAAATAACTTGATCTCAACATTGGTGGTGAtgaatttgtgttttttttattgtctagATAATATAAACTCACCAGAAAGTGATGTGATCACAATTAAAGTGATGCAGTGGTAGGAATCTTTACTTTGAAAAGTATGCGCTACATAAGCCACAGTCCGTTGAAGTTTGTTTCTAGAATGAAATTCGGATGTTGTGAATTTGTTACACGAAAGTTACTGTTAGTAAACATTCAGGTTTGTTTGGTTATCGATCACGTTGAGTTTATGAAATCAATCAAAACTTTTCAAACATTAACGATAAATATGCGTTAATTTCTTTTAGAAGAGCCTACATATTATAActcttaagaaatataaaataaaataaaagttgtaaGAAACGTACTGACTTTAGGTAACATAACATTTCAGAAACTCGAATATTTTAGGGTAAGATAAGTACAAAACTTAGATTTGGATTTGGTCCGCTTAACCAAAAATCCGCATTTGGTAAGGCATGTTTAGACATTTGGATCATATAAACGTGGCCgcaacttatttttattcaagagACATCTATTGTATAATCCATGATCTATGTAAAATCGACTCGAATGAATTCTTAGTCCAGcattactttgttttatatggaGCTACTAGACCATAGATGGCGTTAGTAATCGATTATTACCATTGGATATTAATTAACCTACTTAACACTAGTTGTCAAATGCAAAAGACATATGACTACATTTCCCATTGAGTGACTTAATTGattgtacatatatgtaaGGATGGCTCTTCATGGTATACGTTACATTATGGGAGGTGAACATTATGAACTGTGGCTTTCTAACTAACTCTAACTTTCGATTGCGTGAATATccaattaacaaattttttatttgtaaagttCATCAAGGAATCAGACAGGCCAAATAATTGACTATCAACGGCGCTTAAACCTCTAAGGGATCAGGATTATGTATCAATATGATTCCTcgattttttcttcttttatgGGCTAGATAATCTTTTGTACCGATAGACTAATCTACTCTGAACTAAATGTTTTCAGGCTTAGAACAATCTGCATGGGACACCAGAACTGGACATATTTGCTATAGATTTGGGAAGACAGTGATGAACGTATGTTGtcattttttaagtaaatataaatttgttagtAGTTTAAggcatatattataaataatttaaaaaacaatatatctaTAAGCACATCCTTTGTAAGCTTTCCTCGCCTTTTCTCTTTAACAGCTAAGCTTAGTATTCTCCCGTCACGGAGACACCACGTTCCTAATAATCGATAAAAGGATGCcttctgtatttgtttgtcCAATTGAGACACCTTGCACTTCTTAGGAGGGGGTGTGAATTTGTTATGCCTCTGCATCGACTCATGCTTTGACTGCTTTGCTCAGGTTCATAATGGTGAACCCAAGTTTCATCAGCAGTAATAATTCGGGCCATAACTTCCTCCACAGCGGTCCAAAACCTCACGACAAATTGATATCCGCTCGCGTTGTTTCGTAGCCATGCATCTTTCATTACAACTTTTTCGACTATTTATGGCGTGGTAGCCTCAATCGGTCCAGGTCAAGGGTCGTCTTTGATGGAGATGgagatttataaattatggtTTTACCAGTAGCGGAGTCCCCAGAAACAACCAAAATCTCTTATAAAACGGTTTGAGGTGTCTTTCCTTATTTGGTAACTTACTTTTACTTGTTTACTAATTGATAACTCAGAAGACAATGTTCCGATAAGgctgaaaatttatatatattacgttcTAACAATCAGTCACTCAATTAGTCACTTGGATGAGTAAACTAACCCCCGCTAACCCCAACATTCCGCGAACTTTTTGTCGCCCctcgtatatattatatgattatGTCAATTTTAATATCCTATCTATCTTTATAAAACAGAAACGATTATCGTTTAGTGGTTTCAGTAATACCAACGATTTTTGgatgtataataatttggtTGATTAAGATTTCTGCGTAGCGCTCGCTGGTTCCAAAAACAAGAAGAAATAACATAAGGTACCTTTGCCGTCAATCGAGGCTCGAAAAACATCGGCTCATACAAATTGCTTGGTCATTCGAGCCCCGAAAACTGCACACGACTTACTCAAACCCTAACAAACgggttaaagaaaaaaaaaccctAGGGATAGTGAGGCGCTCTATTTATCGATgcaatatgataaaaatattctgtttCTTACATTCTTAAGGTAGTAAAAACTTAGTAGAACTAACTGGGCACctacttgttttattatatttgcataataaattaagCAGATAGAAATAGCATTAGTATTCGGAAATAACAATTTCCTTTAAAGTTTATCACACTTTGTTACtacgaaaaaataaattattttatttatcgttcttaaatattgaaagacaatgaaatattgataaatggGAACGTTCGGTCCGAGGTGCAGCCCTAGGAGCGGCCGGCAGAAAGCTGCCCCATCAAGCGCACTCGGCGTCACAGTAAAAGTGAAAAATACGAGCTGCCGACGGGTTGAGCGATATTTCCTGTTTTTGTTGGTCAGCGCCACCATTTACATAATCGTTGCTTGCAGACGTTTCTGATTTTCTTGCCATCGTAAGTTTTGTGGGGATTTCTGAAACCTATTTATTCCATACTGTGATTGTTCACTGCAAACTTAGTGtaggttatttaaaaatccatCTCTTTATTTCATGTAGGTATAGCTACAACTACTAACTACTGATCCGGCAATCACCGAATGTCGTGTTACAGGTAAgctgaatttaatttatgattttactacagaaatgaatacaaaataaatattaagatccctactttatttagataataatgACAACCATTACAGGTACATGTAAATTTTTTCGTACCTGACATTATTATactattgtttaatatttaaataattctttatcCGAATATTGTGGATCTTGTCGAAtcgaaacatttatttcttaagGGAAGAGTTTACTGTTTCGTTGAGTTGAACATTAATGATTGACGattataaaaccttttaataTGTTGTATTGGATTCCAATAACAAATAGGTACAACTAATTAAAACCATGAAAATCGGTCCAGTCCTTCATAAGCTATAATTGTTAGTACACGTCGGGTACTTACAATTTATACTAACTTTACTTTACTAATTTATATAGCATTTGTAAATCTTGAAATCTGAAcgaattcataaatatttgacaacCAAGTAAGTAacgaaatgctgccagcgttaaaggtacactgccggGACCAAGctctttaatattgttaaattttatttttattaaattatcattatttttattattactatttaggttaagaaaattgtaaatacttactTGATTTATTGATGTCATAATAATCTCATCATAATCATAAACTATTTAAAcgtgaaataacaaaatacatcAAATGTTTTGAAGCCAGAAACGAATTGTATtagaaaatacattatttacgcttatgtttattttttattaaatattgtacatgTTTGTCACCGATCAAACCTTCCCTCAAATCAAaacttccacaaatatttcaaaatcaaaattagctaacagcaattaattttttatataagcaaGCTGCCCCTGCGAAcctcgtttctccttaatgtgattttacttagcTTTCCTTTACAGTACATACCAACATGAAGCATTTTGCTACCCCAGAGACTGTTAGATTTTCcagaatgaaaactttttaggtttatCTGCGTTTTTTCTCTATAGGTAGGTATAAAGCTTAGAGTTCAattcataagtttttaattaacaaataaaatataggatGTTGATGGTAGAGGGTGAGAATTATGTAATAAgggttttatgtatttttctatgttgtatttaaaaacaataaacattttatcaaaaaaatatttctttttggaCTCAGGGATTAAAAAGATAGCCGATTTttagacttactgaatatgtataaaaaaattaatagaaatcggtcgagccgtttcggagcaGTATGGAAACGAACATTGTgtcacgagaattttatatattataataggccATCTGGCATCTCATAACCTATATTGCAGATAAGATAAAGTCATCAATTAGGAATTATATGAAGCTTGTAATCTCGCAACACAATAAATGTCAATAGGAAATAAAGCATGAAGTAGGTAGGTACCTAACAGAGGCAGGCCTCCAGAATTCCTCGTTGTTCCGAATGGGTAATGATTTTAGTACTTAAATAGGTGGTGAGAAGCGCTGTATGATGTTCGTAGAGTATGCTTTTTCAGTTGTAGAGGTTTTCCTGAAGGTGCAACTTGTTCTAAGCCAATGAGAAGAGTGGCAACTGTAGCGGGCGCCGCGATTGGTCGCAACTGTAGCTAACAGCGGGGACACGCCCGCACTT
This portion of the Pieris brassicae chromosome 6, ilPieBrab1.1, whole genome shotgun sequence genome encodes:
- the LOC123711402 gene encoding 5-hydroxyisourate hydrolase, which translates into the protein MSRAVLSTHVLDTSTGRPAFGVFVELYKKKDNSWALWHNTATSSDGRVLFPFTKESMAAGTYKLKFNIEDYYKQLEKETLYPYVEIVFKTEEDQHYHIPLLLSPYGYSTYRGS
- the LOC123711401 gene encoding uncharacterized protein LOC123711401 translates to MMQACIYILISTLVAANAKILRNNALMTKMVSNFHKDIDTSATYQDKSEPLMQRMQNLLCHNFRTIPCEMITRDETLRKLIEKSIQQINYKKLRMDKTTQSPRYLTLFPMSSGDIHEQKIKKQKNKHRNKERHVLNRKKLRKFYPHKVKYKDKNVNFHESEEKLSMSVEHIPDVVQARKRDTYKMEQDEPFWRIDYMKHEEPSAHMFGYIDRLKDKIIKSSQTVTVDEQEKKDVMRPDVYIRKNKFVRKNINLNDDDIE
- the LOC123710885 gene encoding RNA-binding protein 5-A-like, which codes for MSWRRDERPSRWGEAKPRSPVWEMRRSASPDCSRQASPRDRQKERRDRHDRYDRERRDRDRDGDRYRRENRERFDKRDRRRSPRRFDDKDIPTAPSPPHISRDKSRERDRSRSQSRSRSRSYERQDIDYDTQDTQSASPGDWICKCGSYNFKRRQVCYRRNCQGKRSEGNVVGGEDRNGSEPAAGITKRLLFRRLDALTTEEKILDSIKERCSKSVLDSIAGITIGRETLTGASKCLAYINFNSIADSTAAHSELISLNPSLNIDNREVLVSFYNEPQKVPKTTSSTEYSSYNYLQNRSNFVSNQTLSEADRVNAAAAVAQSAISAAQARQVSWTPVSVPAFVSSTAQSASVTNIPTGDGKIQYTAPDVRTFLYDETSGYYYDPATGLYYDGNTQYFYNSQTTQYMYWDTSRSTYIAATQSQQNTNQPKLQNPPQATSENTIPKEPEEKKKKDKEDKVKVAKKIAKDMERWARTLNQKKENARSNIIMEQPLDHSTSKGSADIGFSVLGAGPSLQHHSHLREISPPPVEDEFLMKRTECSQFESDEGIIDWVKLTCLLCKRRFPSAEVLTKHKTLSDLHKQNFLEHQKKNSSLPQTNGYRDRAAERRMKFGEDEPPIRKRYESDIQTPIFAHTPQPVVDTIGGKMLQKMGWSEGRGLGKEEQGRIAPIEAEQRPSLAGLGQKRGIYTPTPGLTYRDTVKKLMIARYKEVIQEEGD